One Succinivibrio dextrinosolvens DNA window includes the following coding sequences:
- a CDS encoding aspartate ammonia-lyase, which produces MTRKEHDFIGELELPDDIYYGVQTYRALNNFKMTGHRFKDYPLFVKAFAQVKKAAAKANAEVGVLDKDKAKALCGAADKVIKGQFADQFVVDMIQGGAGTSTNMNMNEVLVNVALEGMKHKKGEYQYLHPNDHANLGQSTNDTYPSSIKVASVYYLTDLKKALEDLKDALKKRAKEFKEIIKMGRTELEDAVPTTLGNTFNAFASFIDSDIDHVEKACKLMTVLNLGATAIGTGINCHPDYSKAVIKHLSEITGVKFSNAKDLIAATQDTADYVTVSATLRTLAVHLCKIANDLRLMNSGPRCGLGEIDLPKMQPGSSIMPGKVNPVIPEVTLEACYQVMGNDLTITLCAERGEFELNAVEPGIAYALFNSLNLITNAVITINKYAVAGLKPRAEDCLKSVLNSVGIVTAFNPYLGYEKSASIAKEALQTGKAVGDICLERGYMSKDQIDKLLEPKNMLNPHMTQKREG; this is translated from the coding sequence ATGACTAGAAAAGAACATGATTTTATTGGTGAACTCGAACTGCCTGATGATATCTATTATGGTGTTCAGACATACAGAGCTTTAAATAATTTCAAGATGACAGGTCATCGCTTTAAGGATTATCCTTTATTTGTAAAGGCTTTTGCTCAGGTAAAAAAAGCTGCAGCAAAGGCTAATGCAGAAGTCGGTGTTCTGGATAAAGATAAGGCAAAAGCTCTATGCGGCGCTGCAGATAAGGTTATTAAAGGCCAATTCGCAGATCAGTTTGTTGTTGACATGATTCAGGGCGGTGCTGGTACCTCAACCAATATGAATATGAATGAGGTTCTAGTTAACGTTGCTCTTGAAGGCATGAAACACAAAAAAGGTGAATATCAGTACCTACATCCAAACGATCACGCAAATCTTGGACAGAGTACCAATGATACCTATCCAAGCTCAATCAAGGTAGCATCAGTATACTACCTGACCGACCTTAAGAAAGCTCTTGAAGATCTGAAAGATGCTTTAAAGAAGAGAGCCAAGGAATTCAAAGAAATTATCAAGATGGGCCGTACGGAACTTGAAGACGCTGTACCAACCACTTTAGGCAATACCTTCAATGCCTTTGCATCCTTCATTGACTCAGATATCGATCATGTTGAAAAAGCCTGCAAGCTAATGACTGTGCTGAACCTTGGTGCTACTGCTATCGGTACCGGTATCAACTGTCATCCAGACTACAGCAAGGCAGTAATCAAACACCTTTCCGAAATCACCGGTGTTAAATTCTCTAATGCAAAAGATCTTATCGCTGCAACACAGGATACAGCAGACTATGTAACTGTTAGTGCAACTCTGAGAACTCTGGCAGTTCATCTGTGCAAGATTGCAAATGACCTCAGACTTATGAATTCAGGTCCACGCTGTGGTTTAGGTGAGATTGATCTTCCTAAGATGCAGCCAGGTAGTTCCATCATGCCAGGCAAAGTTAATCCTGTAATTCCTGAGGTAACTTTAGAAGCCTGCTATCAGGTAATGGGTAACGATCTGACCATTACTCTATGTGCCGAGAGAGGTGAATTTGAACTTAATGCTGTTGAACCAGGTATTGCTTATGCGCTGTTCAATTCATTAAATCTGATTACCAATGCTGTAATTACCATCAACAAGTATGCAGTTGCCGGACTCAAGCCTCGTGCTGAGGACTGCCTGAAGTCAGTTCTGAACTCTGTTGGTATTGTTACCGCATTCAATCCTTACCTGGGTTATGAAAAATCAGCTTCTATCGCAAAGGAGGCTCTACAGACCGGAAAAGCTGTTGGTGACATCTGTCTTGAAAGAGGCTATATGTCAAAAGACCAGATTGACAAGCTCTTAGAGCCTAAGAACATGCTCAATCCTCATATGACTCAGAAAAGAGAAGGCTAG